A window of Maioricimonas rarisocia genomic DNA:
TGCCGCCTCGCTGATGTCGACGGCCGTGACCTCCGCCCCTCGATGCTGTGTCGCCATGGCGATCGCGATGCAGCCCGATCCGGTGCCGAGGTCGGCAATGCGGGGAGCGGTCATGTCGCGGGCCCGTTCGAGTGCCGCGACGATCATCGTTTCGGTGTCTGGTCGGGGAATGAGAACGTCCGGCGTCACCTCGAAGTCGAGGCTGAAGAACTCGCGGTGCCCGACCAGATAGGCAACCGGCTCGTGGGCGGCGCGGCGGCGAACAAGTTCCCGCATACGGCCGCGGACCGATTCATCCAGTTCCTCGTCGTAGTCGGTATAGAGCCGGATTCGCGGACAGTTACGGGCAAAGGCGAGCAGAACCTCGGCCTCCAGCCGCGGCGTTTCGCTGCCGTGCTCGCGGAGGTACCCGGTCGTCCATTCAAGAACGCGGCGGACCGTCCAGGCTCCGTCGGACGTGGTCCGTGGACTCGACAAATCTGCTCCTTGCGTGTCGGGCGGCGAATTCAACCTGCCCCTCAGCGTTCGTCCCACACCTTCGGAACGTCTGACTGGCTCAGGTCAGGTCGCCTTTGAGACGTTCCTGCCGGTCGAACTCGAGCAACTGGTTAATCAGCTCGTCGAGGTCTCCCTGCATGACCTGGTCGAGGCGATACAGGGTGAGGTTGATGCGGTGGTCGGTAACGCGGCCCTGGGGGAAGTTGTAGGTTCGGATCCGCTCGCTGCGGTCGCCACTGCCGATCAGCGTCCGCCGCTGCGAGGCGCGGGCCTCGTTGGCTTCCCGCTGCTTGTGTTCGAGCAGCCGGGAGCGAAGCACCCGCATCGCCTTGGCCTTGTTCTTGTGCTGGCTCTTCTCGTCCTGACACTTCACGACGATACCGGTCGGTACGTGGGTGATGCGGACGGCACTTTCGGTCTTGTTGACCTTCTGCCCGCCCGGTCCACCGGCCCGCATCGTATCGATCTGCAGGTCGTCATCCCGGATATCGAGTTCGACGGCGGAGGCTTCGGGGAGGACCGCGACGGTCGCCGCACTGGTGTGGATCCGGCCCTGCGCTTCGGTCTCGGGGACCCGCTGCACGCGGTGCCCGCCGCTTTCGAACTGCAGCTGATGATACGCCCCTTCTCCCGTGACGGAGAAGGTGATTTCCTTGAAGCCACCCAGATCGGAGCCGTTGGACTCGATGACCTCCATCTTCCACCCGCGGTTCTCGACCAGGCGGGTGTACATGTTGAAGAGGTCGCCGGCGAAGAGGGCCGCCTCGTCCCCGCCCGCACCGGCCCGGATCTCCATGATCAGACCGCCACGGGTGATCGAGTCGCCGGAGAGCGCCAGCTCTTCGAGCTCGCTCTCCATTTCTTCGCGGCGCTGCTGCAGTTCAGCAAGCTCGGCCTGCGCGTACTCGCGCGACTCGGCGTCGGTCTCTTCGGCGAGCATTTCCTCAGCCGCGGCGATGTCGTCGGTCAGCTGATGAAACTCGCGGACCGAGTCGGCGACCTTCTTGAGGCCGCCGTATTCGCGCTGCAGCTCGACCAGCCGCTGCGAATCCGAGAGAACGGCCGGATCCTGGAGCTGTTTCTCCAGTTGATTGAAGCGTTCCAGCTTCGTTTCCAGGCTTGGAAACATCGGGAATCCCCATTTGTTCAGTTCGATCTGCGCCACACTGCAACGCGCGTCTACGGACGGGCCGGACGCGGCAGGCTACAAGAAGCGCTCGATCGAAGTGAAAGGGGGGAACACCGCCGGAACATCCCTGACTGAAACGGCGCAGAGCGGAAGCCCCGACCGGCAGCATCCGGGCAGGGCCGAGTCGCGAGCGACTCAGTCTTCCTTCTTCTTGCCCCAGCCGTACTTCTTCTGGAACTTCTCGACGCGACCGGCCGAGTCGACGTACTTCATCTTCCCGGTGTAAAACGGGTGCGAAGCGGAGCTGATATCGACCGTCACCAGCGGGTACTCGTTACCGTCTTCCCACTGGATGGTCTGCTTGGACGTCATCGTCGAGCGGGTCAGAAACTTGTAATCCGCACCGATGTCATGGAAGACCACCGGGTGATAGTCGGGATGAATGCCGTCCTTCATCGTCGCGAAACCCGTCAACAATCAAGAGGTACTGTTTCGAGCCAGGGCCGGTCAGGCCATCCTGCAGGATGGTCGCTGAACGCTGAATCCCCGGGATCGGCGGGGCACCACATGGCGCACCATTCCCGCCGGGTCTGGGCCAGACGCTCCAGAATATCGGACAGCTCCCGGCCGGTCAACTGCCCCTCGACCGCCGGCTGGACGGAAGCGTGGGGGGGCCTCTCCAGACCGCCAGTCGTGACCGGCGACCTCTCCCGATCGCCCGCAGCAGTCGCAATCGGACCATTGACCGGAAACTGCGCCGCGCCCGACCGGTTTCGCTTGACTTTGCGCGCCGCAAACTGCCGTATAAACTGGAGAAAGCAAACAACCCTGCAGGTCTGTGCGGCGAGTGTGACAGCAGCCCGGCTGCGGGGCCCCGTCGCTGCGAGCCGCCCATCTCTATCGCGCCACTTCGGCAATTCTGCTCCAGAACCGGCCTGCTCGACCCCTGCGACTTTCCGTTCCAGAGAACCAGATCGATATGGCAACACAAAACTGGCTGCAACAGTTCGTCGACGACGGGACCATCAGCTCGGACCAGCTCGGCGAAGCCGAAGAGATGGCCAACAGCCTCGGCATTGCCGTCGAGGATGCCCTGATCAAACTCGGCTACGTTGAAGAAGGGGCGGTCGGCCAGGCAAAGGCGGCCGCCTTCGGATACAGCTTTGTCGAACTCGAGGGGCTCGAGATTCCCCAGTCGGTCATCGAACTGGTCCCCGAATCGGTCGCACGGGAAAACGTCGTCATCCCGGTCAGCGTCGAGAACGAACGGCTCAACGTCGCCGTCAACGATCCACTCAATTTCGAAATCGTCGAAAAGCTGCGGTTCATCCTCAACCGTGACGTCGAAATGGTCATGGCTCCGAAGGAGAGCATCCTCGGGGCGATCAACCGGCACTACGGCCAGAGCGAGACCGAATCGGTCGACTCGATGTTGATGGAGTTCACCGAAACGGCCATCGACTTCACCGAGACCGAGCTGACCGAAGCCGAGGCAGCCGCAGAAGATGAGGAAAACTCCCCGATCGTTCGCCTGGTGAATCTGGTCATCAGCGAAGCGGTCAACATGCGGGCGAGCGACATCCACATCGAGCCGTTCGAGGACCGCGTCCGGATTCGCTACCGGATCGACGGCGTCCTGATCGAGCGAGACAGCCCGCCCCGCCGACTGCTTGGCGCCCTGACGTCCCGCCTTAAAGTCATGGGGCGCATCGACATCGCCGAAAAACGACGCCCCCAGGACGGTCGTATCAAGACCCGCGTGGGAGGTCGCGACTTCGACCTTCGCGTGAGCGTGCTGCCGACCAACCACGGCCAGGGGGTGGTTCTGCGTATCCTCGACCGGGACAACATCAAGATCGGAATTCGAAATCTCGGATTCAGCGAGGAGAACTACCGGACGTTCCAGAACATCATCCGGCGGCCGAACGGCATCTTCCTCGTGACCGGCCCAACCGGCTCGGGGAAGACGACGACGCTGTACAGTGCCCTGGGTGAACTGAACCGGCCGGACCGGAAGATCATCACCGCCGAGGACCCGGTCGAGTACTACCTCCCGGGCATCAACCAGGTGGAGGTGCGGGCGAACATCGGGCTGAATTTCGCCCGCATCATCCGGTCGATGCTGCGACAGGCACCGAACGTGATCCTCGTGGGTGAAATCCGCGACACCGAGACGGCAGAGATGGCAATCCAGGCTTCTTTGACCGGACACTTGGTTTTCAGTACACTTCACACGAACGATGCGCCCAGTTCCATTACACGTCTGATCGACATGGGAGTGCAGCCGTTCCTCGTCGCATCCAGCGTCATGGCGGTCATGGCCCAGCGCCTCGTGCGGGTCGTCTGCCCCAAGTGCGGCGAGCCGTACACCCCCGATCCGAGTGAGTGGCAGGAGCTCGAAGTCGGCGAGGAGCAGCTCGCCAACGCGAACTTCCGGAGGGGCCGGGGGTGCAACAATTGCCAGCACACCGGATACCGCGGACGAAAGGCCGTGTTCGAGCTGATGCTCATGAACTCGACCATCCGCGAGATGACATTTCGCAGCGAACCGGCCCAGAACATCCGCCGCCAGGCACGCCTGTTCGGCATGAAGCCATTGGTGGAAGACGCGACAGAGAAAGCACTTGAGGGAATTACCACCCTCGCGGAAGCCTACAAACTCAAGTCCGGAGGCCACTGACCGACCGTTGCCGCATCGATCTCCGTCCCCGCCCGGGCTCTCCGACGTGCCTGCAGCGGGGCGAGACGGTTCGCCGGAGCCCCAGGACCTTGCCATTTCGGGGCCGGCCACCTGCTGCAGCGACCTGTTGTGGATTTGTGACAACGAACGTTACCCGGGATAGACAGCTGGCCAGAGGGGCCATGCCGGGGCGAAGCCGGTGAGCGTACGATGCGGGGCGGCCTGCCTGGTCACCCCCGGACGGGCCGGGAACTGGAGGCGACACGTCGAGGCGTGCCTTAGTGCCCGCCATTTGGGGACGGTCGTCCGGTCCGCCATAATGACAGCACTGCCGGAGGCGTCTCCCAGCGTTTGCCGGCAACATGAATTCGAAGCGATCAATCCCCTCTTCTTACGGATTTCAAATTCGCGCCGTACAGTCCGATCGACAGACTGAGCAGGTTGGTCCCGTCGACACGTACGCAACCGGTCCCCGACCGGTCCGGCAGGGATGTGGTTTCACCCGAAAGTTTCAGCCCGAGGGCGGCAACCTGCAGGAGACCCGCACTGAATGGCATTCATTCAGATTGACAAACTGCTGGAGACCGTCGTTCGCGAACGCGTGAGCGACCTCCACATCACGACGGGCCAACCCCCCGTTGTTCGCGTCGGCGGCCGCATGGTCCGCCTCGAGACCAAGTCCCTCGAACCGGAGGACACGGTCTCGCTGATGAAGAGCATCACGCCCGAGCGAAATCAGCAGGAACTGCAGGAGGTCGGGGGGACCGACTTCGGATTCGCCTTCGGAGACAAGGCCCGCTTCCGCGTCGCCGTCTTCAAACAGCGCGGCCAGATCGGCATGGTGCTGCGGCGGATCCCGAACGAGTTCCTCTCGTTCGAGCAGCTCGGCCTGCCGCCGATTATCAGCGAACTGATCACCCGGCCCCGTGGCCTGTTTCTCGTGACCGGCCCGACCGGTAGCGGCAAGACCACGTCGCTGGCGTCGATGATCAACTACATCAACGATCACATTGACCACCACATCATCACGCTCGAAGATCCGATCGAGTATTACCACGAGCACAAGAAGTCGACGATCAACCAGCGGGAGATCGGCGTCGACGTGCCCGACTTCCCCGAGGCACTCCGCCGCGCTCTGCGTATGGACCCCGACGTGATCCTCGTCGGTGAAATGCGTGACCTGGAAACGATTCAATCGGCCATTACGGCGGCCGAAACCGGTCACGTCGTGTTCGGCACGCTGCACACCACCGGTGCGCAAGGTACGGTGGACCGTATCATCGACGTGTTCCCGACGACTCAGCAGGAACAGATCCGGACGCAGCTGGCGACGTCGATCATCGGCATCCTCAGCCAGGCGCTGCTCCCCCGCAAGCCCAAGGGGCTGGTCGCCGCCTACGAGATGCTGGTCGTCACGCCCGCCATCGCGAACCTCATCCGCGAAGCGAAGACCTATCGAATCAACTCGTCGATTCAGACCGGCCGCAAGTACGGCATGCAGCTGCTCGACGACGCGCTGTTCGACCTGTGGCGCAAGGGCCTGTGCGAAGAGCGGGACGTCGTCGTGCGATCGAACAACCCGGGCGAACTGAAGGCCCGCATCAACAACGCCAAGAAGGGCGTCTTCGACGAAGAAGAAGACGACGACGAAGAAGAATACGACGAGGATTGACGGCCCCGTGGCCGCCGTGCGAAACGCGCACCGGCCTCAGACGGCGACGACTGCCCCGATCAACTCCAGGGAACCGCGTAGTTCATGGCACAGCGCAAGCTCGGACAGATTCTGGTCGACCTCGGGTACCTCAACGAAGACCAGCTGTGGGACGTGCTCGAAGAGCAGAAGCAGAGCCCCGGCGAAGTCATCGGCCAGGTGGCGATCCGCATGGGACTGGTCACCGAGGCCCAGGTGACCGAAGCGCTCGCCGAGCAGTGGGGCATGACGGTCATCAACCTCGATGAGACCAACATCCCCCCCAAGGTGCTCGACCTGGTCCCCGAGACGATGGCCGGCGTCTACAAGATCATGCCCGTCTCGCTGAAGGACAACGTCCTCACCGTGGCCATGGCCGACCCGCAGAACGTCGGCGCCCTCGACGACCTGCGGAACTTCCTCGGATACGACGTTCGCGGTGCGGTCTCGACGCCGCAGCAGGTCGAAGCGGCGATCGATCGCCACTACTCGGCCCAGGAAGACAGCATGGAGCAGGTGATCGCCTCGCTCGAGGACCTCGAAGGTCCCGGGACGCTGCAGCAGCGGCAGGGGGCGATTGACATCGGTGGCGAAGAAGAACTCGCCGAAACCCAGCCGATCCGCAAACTGCTCAACATGGTCATGCTGCTGGCCATCAAGGACCAGGCCAGCGACATCCACTTCGAACCGTTCGAAGACGAATTCAAGATCCGTGTGCGTGCCGACGGCGTGCTGTACGAAATGGTCCCGCCGCCACGACACCTCGCGGCCGCCATCGTCAGTCGTATCAAGGTCATGGCCGACCTGGATATCGCCGAGCGGCGGCTGCCGCAGGACGGTCGAATCGAACTGAACGTCGGCGGCAACCCCGTCGACCTGCGTGTGAGCGTGCTGCCGACGATGTTCGGCGAGTCGGTCGTCATGCGAGTGCTCGACCGGACGGTCGTGCAGCTCGACCTGAACAAGATCGGCATGGACCCGAACACGCTCAGCCGGTTCCGGCGGATTATCAAGTCGCCGAACGGCATCGTGCTGGTGACCGGGCCGACCGGGTCGGGCAAGACGACGACGCTCTACTCGGCGCTGAACGAACTCAACGACATCGAAACGAAGATCATCACCACCGAAGACCCGATCGAGTACGACATCGACGGGATCGTGCAGGTGCAGGTGAATCCGGACATCGAGGTGACGTTCGCGAATGTGCTGCGGGCGATCCTGCGACACGATCCGGACAAGATCCTCGTCGGTGAGATTCGTGACTACGAAACGGCCGAAATCGCCGTGCAGAGTGCTCTGACCGGTCACCTGGTGTTCAGCACGCTGCACACCAACGACGCCCCGACCGCCGTCACGCGACTGCGCGACATGGGGGTGCCGGCCTTCCTGATCACGGCAACCGTCGAGGCGGTGCTGGCCCAGCGACTGGTCCGCCGCATCTGTGTCGAGTGCCGCACCGAATTCGAGCCCAGCGACGAGCTGCTGATGGAACTGCAGCTGCCGATCGAGCAGGCCCGCAAGTACAAGTTCTACTACGGCAAAGGCTGCCCGCGTTGTAACAACTCGGGCTACAAAGGGCGGTGCGGCATCTACGAGCTGCTGGAAATCAACGACGACATCCGCGACATGATCACCTCCGAAGCCTCGGTGGATGAAATGCGGAACCTGGCCCGCAGCCAGGGAATGACGACGCTCCGCGAGGCCGGACTGAAGCTGATCTTTGACGGCGTCACGACCATCGACGAAGTCGTGCGTGAAACCGTCATGGAAGACATCGAATAAACGACCCGATACTCGACCCGACTCACCGGAAGGACATCGCTCAGGAGCCCGACGGCGGCCCCATTGCCCGGATCGACCGGCCGATGGCAGACACCGCTCCTGGACAATGACAGGGGATCTCTTATGCCCACCTTTCAATACGAAGCGATGGACAACACCGGCCTCGAGATCAAAGATACGATCGAGGCCGATTCCGAACAGGAAGCCCAAACGCTGATCCGCGAAAAGGGCTTCTTCGTCACCAAAATTGCCGAAAAGGGCCGCCGCAAAAAGCAGGCGACCAAAGGGGACGCCAAGGTTCCCGCGAAGGCGAAGAAAAAGGCTGGTGGCGGCGGGTTCTCGATCGGTGGCGTGCGGCCCAAACAGCTGACCACATTCACCCGGCAGCTTTCGACGCTGCAGGATGCGGGCCTGCCGATCCTCCGCTCATTGCGGATTCTCGAAGGCCAGTCCAAGCCGGGACCGCTCAAGGCGTCGCTGATCGGCGTCATCGAAGACGTCGAATCGGGGAACACGCTCTCCGAGGCGATGGCCAAACAGCCCAAGGCCTTCGACAACCTGTACGTCAACATGGTGAAGGCGGGCGAGGCCGGCGGTGCCCTCGAAATCATTCTCCAGCGTCTGGCCGAGTTCAAGGAACGGGCCCAGTCGCTGAAGCGAAAAGTCCAGGGAGCCATGGTCTACCCGGTGGCCGTCATCACGGTCGCCACCTGTATCGTCGGCTTCATCATGTACTGGATCATCCCGAAGTTCAAAGAGATCTTCGAGGACTTCGGCGTCGAGCTGCCCGGCATCACGGTCTTCCTCATCGAGACCAGCGACTGGGTGGTCAACTACTGGTACCTGATCCCGGCGATCCCGATCGGCTTTGTTCTCTTCATAAAAATCGTCAAGAAGAACAAAACCGGTGCGTATATCGTCGATCGAATATCACTAAAAATACCGGTGCTCGGCTCCATCATCAGCAAGGCGACGGTGGCGCGAACCTGTCGAACATTAGGCACACTCATCTCATCGGGGGTGCCCATTCTCGAAGCGTTATCCATCGCCCGGGATACCTCGGGCAACGAAGTGTTCCGCAAGGCGTTCGACCACATCCATGCGTCGATTCGCGAGGGGGAATCGATGGCGGTCCCCCTCAAGGAAACACGCATCGTCGACGACCTGGTGGTCAACATGGTGGACGTGGGCGAGGAAACCGGTGCCCTCGACAACATGTTGTATAAGGTGGCCGACGTCTACGACGAAGAGGTCTCGGTCCTCATCGAAGGACTCGTCAACCTGCTCGAACCGCTGATGGTGGTCGTGCTGGGTCTGATCGTCGGCTTCATCGTGATTGCGTTGTTCATGCCGCTCGTGAAACTTCTTAACGAGCTGTCTTAATCACGATTCGCATGCGGGCCCGAACCGCTCCCGCGGGACCGGTTGCTGGCCGACCTCGCTCGGGGTGCGCGGCGACCACAGAGACCGTGCGGTTCTGCCGCCTGAAGCAAACCGTACAACCAATCACGAAATTCGACGGGCCTTATCGTTTCCTTACACACGTTTGGTACAGCGGATGCAACTCCTTCAGGGGAGTCGACACAACGACGGCAATCAGCGGCGTGAAGATGCATTGGCCGCTGCAGGTTGCAGCACAAGTGCAGCAATCAGGGACACAGCCCCGCAGCCGTCCGGAGGGGCCTCCGGCACCACCCGATTCCCGATCAGGGACAACGGACCACGAAGGTCACCGCCGGTCAACCTGGCCGTTTCGTCGCCCGGAACTCACCGCGGCGGGATCGGCCCGACCCATGGCAGAACAACGTCACCCGGCAGAAGAACACAGATGCAGGGACAGACACAGGAGTTCATCATGAAGCGCACGGTTTTGAGAGCCACGGCTGCCCCCCGGGCGGCGTTCACGATGATCGAGCTCCTGATCGTGATCGTGGTGATCGCGATTCTGGTGGCGCTGCTGCTGCCGGCCGTCGGCGGCGCCCGTTATCGGGCCCGTGTCGCGCAGGTCACCAGCGAGATCGCCAACCTCGAGAAAGCGATCGCCGACTTCAAACTGAAGTACGGCATCAACCCGCCCAGCCGCATTGTCCTCTGTGAGACGGCCAGCCAGTGGGGTGATGACTGGGATTCCTCGCCACCCGTTTCCGGTGTCGACGACGCGGACCGCCGCAACAGCATCGCGGCCATCCGCCAGATCTGGCCGCAGTTCGGTTTCGGGACCGGCGACATGAACGGGGACGGCGACTCGGATGACGAGTTCCTGCTGACCGGTCCGGAGTGCCTGCTGTTCTTCCTGGGAGGGTCAGGCATTCTGACTGACCCGGGTGATTCTTCCGACACACCGATCGCCAACGGTTTCTCGGCGAATCCGGGCAACCCGTTCGCCAGCGGTGGGAATCGCGTCGGACCGTTCCACGAGTTTGACCCGGCCCGGATGGTCGATCTGGACAGTGACGGAGCCTGGGAATATCTCGACCCGCTGCCGAACCAGACGACCCCGATGATGTACATCAGCAGCGACGAAGGCCGCGGCTACGACACCGACGACCTGTCGCTGTCGGGTCTCCCGTCGCCGACGCTGACCGACTTCTACGACCTTGGTTCGACCTCGGAACCGCACAAGCCGAACAGCTACCAGATCATTTCGCCGGGGATCGACACGTTCTTCGGCGACGGCGGGACCTGGACGACCGACAGCCGCCTGCCGGTCTCCCGGAAGGAAGAGTGGGACAACATCACGAACTTCTCGGGGGGCGTGCTGACGCAGTAAGCGTCGCGTGATCCGAGAGGCGTCAACGGAACTGAATTGACGGACACCCAGCCAGAAGGTGCTGCCATGCAGTCGCGGCCCCGGACAACCCGAACCGCCCGCCGGCCGGCCGGCTTCACGATGCTGGAGCTGCTGATCGTGATCGGCATTCTCGGGTTCATCAGCGCGACGCTCATCGTCGTACTGGGGACCACGGGGACCGAGGCCCGGATCGAGTCGACGCGGACGACCATCCGCGTTCTCGACTCACTGATCCAGGAACGAATCGAGGCGTTCAACGATCTCGACCTGTCGTCCCAGGCGTCGCAGTTGAAGGCCCAGTACGATGGGGCCGGCAACTCGAGTCCCTCCACCCTGCCGCGCAATCTGGCCGCGATTCTCGTCAAGAAGCATCGCTTCCGGTCAGCGTTTCCGCAGCGGGAGCGGGACCTACAAGGCTTCGATGGTCCCTCCGGCGACACCGCCGACGACTCGCCGCTCGACGTTTCGGGAAACGACTTCACAGACGTATCGCTGACGAGCTCGGAGTTGATGTACGCAGCGCTGACCAAGGGTGCCGCGTTCGGACTGCCCAATGCGATCCTCGACGAGATCAACCCGCGGCACATTGCGGACGCGGACGGCGATGGTTTTCCGGAGTTCGTCGACGACTGGGGGAACCCGCTGCACTTTTACATCTGGCCGACAAAACTGATCCGCCCCGGAGACAACAGTTCGTCCAACTCCGACATCACCGCTCTTCAGCGGCAGGTTGCAGCGATACTGATTCAGGGACTTCCGGGCGCTTCGGGCAATCTGTCGGCGACAGACTTTTCCAGCCTGCTGAATCAGGACCCGCAGGATCAGCTCGGCCTGATCTCGTCGTCCAACCTCTCCTCGAGCGGGTTCGACCTCGACATGGGTGGCACGACGATCAACGCCACGGCCATCAACGAAGACAACTGGCACACGCTGAACACGTATCACACGATCCTGATCGTCTCGGCCGGGCCGGATGAAATGCTCGGCTTGGGGGCGGCGGGCGGCACTGCCCCCGCATGTCTGGGTCAGCCGGTACCCGCGATCAGCATCAGCTCTGATCTCGACGATCACCCGATCACCGACAACCTCACCAACCGACAGCAGCGGTAAGGAGTGGAACAGATGCAACGCACGACCACATCCCGCCGCCCGCGATCACAGCCCGGCGGGTTCACCCTCGTCGAACTGCTCGTGGCGCTGACGATCTTTCTGATCCTGGCGACGCTCACGATCGGCGCCTTCCAGAACGACACCGTCGA
This region includes:
- the prmC gene encoding peptide chain release factor N(5)-glutamine methyltransferase, producing MSSPRTTSDGAWTVRRVLEWTTGYLREHGSETPRLEAEVLLAFARNCPRIRLYTDYDEELDESVRGRMRELVRRRAAHEPVAYLVGHREFFSLDFEVTPDVLIPRPDTETMIVAALERARDMTAPRIADLGTGSGCIAIAMATQHRGAEVTAVDISEAALAVARRNAERHKVVERVRFLQGDMFAALPEGERFELILSNPPYIPSGEIPTLSREVVDYEPKSALDGGDDGLDFVRQIVSNASGWLTERGHVMVEISPEQAAPASDLFRQDGRYDEVQVINDLSGAARVVAARLA
- a CDS encoding GspE/PulE family protein encodes the protein MAQRKLGQILVDLGYLNEDQLWDVLEEQKQSPGEVIGQVAIRMGLVTEAQVTEALAEQWGMTVINLDETNIPPKVLDLVPETMAGVYKIMPVSLKDNVLTVAMADPQNVGALDDLRNFLGYDVRGAVSTPQQVEAAIDRHYSAQEDSMEQVIASLEDLEGPGTLQQRQGAIDIGGEEELAETQPIRKLLNMVMLLAIKDQASDIHFEPFEDEFKIRVRADGVLYEMVPPPRHLAAAIVSRIKVMADLDIAERRLPQDGRIELNVGGNPVDLRVSVLPTMFGESVVMRVLDRTVVQLDLNKIGMDPNTLSRFRRIIKSPNGIVLVTGPTGSGKTTTLYSALNELNDIETKIITTEDPIEYDIDGIVQVQVNPDIEVTFANVLRAILRHDPDKILVGEIRDYETAEIAVQSALTGHLVFSTLHTNDAPTAVTRLRDMGVPAFLITATVEAVLAQRLVRRICVECRTEFEPSDELLMELQLPIEQARKYKFYYGKGCPRCNNSGYKGRCGIYELLEINDDIRDMITSEASVDEMRNLARSQGMTTLREAGLKLIFDGVTTIDEVVRETVMEDIE
- a CDS encoding type II secretion system protein; this translates as MQSRPRTTRTARRPAGFTMLELLIVIGILGFISATLIVVLGTTGTEARIESTRTTIRVLDSLIQERIEAFNDLDLSSQASQLKAQYDGAGNSSPSTLPRNLAAILVKKHRFRSAFPQRERDLQGFDGPSGDTADDSPLDVSGNDFTDVSLTSSELMYAALTKGAAFGLPNAILDEINPRHIADADGDGFPEFVDDWGNPLHFYIWPTKLIRPGDNSSSNSDITALQRQVAAILIQGLPGASGNLSATDFSSLLNQDPQDQLGLISSSNLSSSGFDLDMGGTTINATAINEDNWHTLNTYHTILIVSAGPDEMLGLGAAGGTAPACLGQPVPAISISSDLDDHPITDNLTNRQQR
- the prfA gene encoding peptide chain release factor 1; the protein is MFPSLETKLERFNQLEKQLQDPAVLSDSQRLVELQREYGGLKKVADSVREFHQLTDDIAAAEEMLAEETDAESREYAQAELAELQQRREEMESELEELALSGDSITRGGLIMEIRAGAGGDEAALFAGDLFNMYTRLVENRGWKMEVIESNGSDLGGFKEITFSVTGEGAYHQLQFESGGHRVQRVPETEAQGRIHTSAATVAVLPEASAVELDIRDDDLQIDTMRAGGPGGQKVNKTESAVRITHVPTGIVVKCQDEKSQHKNKAKAMRVLRSRLLEHKQREANEARASQRRTLIGSGDRSERIRTYNFPQGRVTDHRINLTLYRLDQVMQGDLDELINQLLEFDRQERLKGDLT
- a CDS encoding GspE/PulE family protein — translated: MATQNWLQQFVDDGTISSDQLGEAEEMANSLGIAVEDALIKLGYVEEGAVGQAKAAAFGYSFVELEGLEIPQSVIELVPESVARENVVIPVSVENERLNVAVNDPLNFEIVEKLRFILNRDVEMVMAPKESILGAINRHYGQSETESVDSMLMEFTETAIDFTETELTEAEAAAEDEENSPIVRLVNLVISEAVNMRASDIHIEPFEDRVRIRYRIDGVLIERDSPPRRLLGALTSRLKVMGRIDIAEKRRPQDGRIKTRVGGRDFDLRVSVLPTNHGQGVVLRILDRDNIKIGIRNLGFSEENYRTFQNIIRRPNGIFLVTGPTGSGKTTTLYSALGELNRPDRKIITAEDPVEYYLPGINQVEVRANIGLNFARIIRSMLRQAPNVILVGEIRDTETAEMAIQASLTGHLVFSTLHTNDAPSSITRLIDMGVQPFLVASSVMAVMAQRLVRVVCPKCGEPYTPDPSEWQELEVGEEQLANANFRRGRGCNNCQHTGYRGRKAVFELMLMNSTIREMTFRSEPAQNIRRQARLFGMKPLVEDATEKALEGITTLAEAYKLKSGGH
- a CDS encoding type II secretion system F family protein, with product MPTFQYEAMDNTGLEIKDTIEADSEQEAQTLIREKGFFVTKIAEKGRRKKQATKGDAKVPAKAKKKAGGGGFSIGGVRPKQLTTFTRQLSTLQDAGLPILRSLRILEGQSKPGPLKASLIGVIEDVESGNTLSEAMAKQPKAFDNLYVNMVKAGEAGGALEIILQRLAEFKERAQSLKRKVQGAMVYPVAVITVATCIVGFIMYWIIPKFKEIFEDFGVELPGITVFLIETSDWVVNYWYLIPAIPIGFVLFIKIVKKNKTGAYIVDRISLKIPVLGSIISKATVARTCRTLGTLISSGVPILEALSIARDTSGNEVFRKAFDHIHASIREGESMAVPLKETRIVDDLVVNMVDVGEETGALDNMLYKVADVYDEEVSVLIEGLVNLLEPLMVVVLGLIVGFIVIALFMPLVKLLNELS
- a CDS encoding prepilin-type N-terminal cleavage/methylation domain-containing protein; protein product: MKRTVLRATAAPRAAFTMIELLIVIVVIAILVALLLPAVGGARYRARVAQVTSEIANLEKAIADFKLKYGINPPSRIVLCETASQWGDDWDSSPPVSGVDDADRRNSIAAIRQIWPQFGFGTGDMNGDGDSDDEFLLTGPECLLFFLGGSGILTDPGDSSDTPIANGFSANPGNPFASGGNRVGPFHEFDPARMVDLDSDGAWEYLDPLPNQTTPMMYISSDEGRGYDTDDLSLSGLPSPTLTDFYDLGSTSEPHKPNSYQIISPGIDTFFGDGGTWTTDSRLPVSRKEEWDNITNFSGGVLTQ
- a CDS encoding type IV pilus twitching motility protein PilT, which produces MAFIQIDKLLETVVRERVSDLHITTGQPPVVRVGGRMVRLETKSLEPEDTVSLMKSITPERNQQELQEVGGTDFGFAFGDKARFRVAVFKQRGQIGMVLRRIPNEFLSFEQLGLPPIISELITRPRGLFLVTGPTGSGKTTSLASMINYINDHIDHHIITLEDPIEYYHEHKKSTINQREIGVDVPDFPEALRRALRMDPDVILVGEMRDLETIQSAITAAETGHVVFGTLHTTGAQGTVDRIIDVFPTTQQEQIRTQLATSIIGILSQALLPRKPKGLVAAYEMLVVTPAIANLIREAKTYRINSSIQTGRKYGMQLLDDALFDLWRKGLCEERDVVVRSNNPGELKARINNAKKGVFDEEEDDDEEEYDED
- a CDS encoding type B 50S ribosomal protein L31, giving the protein MKDGIHPDYHPVVFHDIGADYKFLTRSTMTSKQTIQWEDGNEYPLVTVDISSASHPFYTGKMKYVDSAGRVEKFQKKYGWGKKKED